A region of the Salvelinus sp. IW2-2015 linkage group LG34, ASM291031v2, whole genome shotgun sequence genome:
GCGCGCATACCCTTTTCATTTAGCCACACCTTTTGAGCTATGACGCCGGCATTAATATCCGTTCTCTTCAGTGTAGACGGAAGTGAACAGTGACCAGGAAAAATGTCCACGTTAGCGTTTTTATTGTCGTTTATTAACACCATGGAACTCAAAATATGACTATTTTAACTTCACAGCATTACATACTCATCACATGTAGTCTTTAATTCGCGTTGGAGGAAGGACTTGTTCGATATACTTTATctaggtaacgctagctagctgctaacaatggctaactgtatggtttttcacactcaaatagcctccatcatggaagtgctagcgaatgcagccgtggccgatatctgtaaactcgtagacgacgactatgcagtgtttcgtttggaaataactcaaagccagaaagaaaataggggattgcggaggaaactacagctactggaaCTGAAGACGGCAcgagagcgcgtcctcgccagtcgtcccagtagtgtcaagattctcgaccgatacagaggaatcGCAAGAGGTACATCAGGGGAGGATGACTCATAATACTGGCTGGattggagcaaatggaatgacatcaaacacaatGATTCACATCATTCTACTAATtatgttccagccattaccatgagcccgtcctccccaattaaggagcctccaacctcctgtgatgttcATATATAGCTCAGCACAGTAGCCCTGTTCCCCTCTGCAAATGTGTTCAGATGTGTTACCCAGAATTTGGTCTTGGTTACTTTTTGGATAGTATGCAATAATTCCCCAGATTACTTAACTATCTTACGCAAAGACACAATATCATATTCTAAACAGGTTCTTGATTTACTGCATTTCCTAttatttcctcaatgaaaacaatgtgatgCCTGGAACACAATACATCGATCAATATATAGTATACCCAGAAGTTATGCGAACTGTTGTGTTTCATCCTTGCCAATTCTAGATCAAAACTGTCAATAGTGTACAACATAGCGGTAAGCATTGACAGTAAGTAACCTAACCACCTGtcccccaatcactctctcaggtgaaggacatctcactggaggccacaggaactttgtgaagccagcgggacacaatacatggagagatgaccaaccaatcactgttgacgaggggagtggaacctcaacccagcacgttatcgtgatagaggttagtgtaatagtgttGCGTTAAACATTTGAGTTACTTTGTAAATCAAATATGGCCCTTTTATTTCGGAAATGGTCCCCTCAGCTATGTACATCATTTATCTGCCATAGAggagcttgtgagacttccctATGACATTGTTATCAAATAACCTCTTCTCTacttgtgtcagtctgcagaggctgcaggtcctggggtcaagctggataagtctgaagaagaggaagacccaaggcacagcagagacatccagactggaggGGCTGGAGCGCACCCTGTAGCCACGGAGGACCACGCCTCAGCGCAGCCCAGGACCCGAcacagcatcacggaggtcagtggaacgctgaacaccgtcctcaagtcagagaccgacacagagactttaactgtaacacaaaggattttacacacaggatctgaccatAGGTCAGACCCGGAGAGACTGGGGCTGGGGGGACTGGGGTGTCCTCCTGTTCCAAGCTCAGAATATTTACTCTACGGTAACCCGAGCCAAAGGAAGGTTCATTCCAATCCTGATTCAGGTGATGTGTTAAATGCTGGCGATGATCCGTGTTGTTCTtacactacagagatggaccctggcaacatgcccttgggtttagagacacagactgatctgtctagagggcACTGGAACCAGTGCAGTAGTGGTGtgtactctgaagggtgcctagataagaaaggggagggtctggtcggagatgaagtgactgtgaaagtggagggcgacgttcctcccacatggaatgcagatagTCACCTAGGCGACGGACACTCacagggcagagatttcttagattacagggaaagcttagTGTCCACGTCGATGGGGCCTTCCGATTCACACGGGTGTatccttttcgatcaggtattgaactcagaTGACAGGRCTAGAGCCCAGGCTCGGGGAGGGGGAGCAACATCAGGCAgtagtaaagagaaacggttcctctgcatgttctgtaacaaaggcttcagctgcctccagaaggtggagatccaccagagggtccacacaggagagaaaccatacagctgcccccagtgtcacatgcgctttgcCCAGTCTGgcagcctgaagaggcaccagaagatccacacaggagagaaacccttcagctgccACCAGTGTGATAAGAGGTTCTCCCGCCAGCACCTGCTGAAGACGCATCTGAaggtccacacaggagagaagccgttCGCCTGTACacactgcgggaagaggttctcagagaggagctacctcaagATACACCAGaagaaaaaccattccactctatAGCTTCTGACTTGTTGATCACCTCCTGCATTAAAAACAAACATTGATTGTCATTGTTGTCAAgagaaaagatccacagatgcatttggaTTAACAAGAttaacagatttcagtgttgaatattcaACACTATGTAAAGTTTCCCAACTGGCGGGTGAGTTTTCTGAGCAATTAAAACTAATACATTCGTATATGGTTTTTATTGAcataaaacaccagcaaatcaggtCCAATTGATTTAAATTTTGGAAATCtcttccaaagtattcccatgccTAATAGAAAGATATATGGGATCATATACAAATTTAAGCAAGAtttgaaattattatattttcgtcaaatatatctgtttgagcttcttgcggtcaatttgcagtctacaaattatgattatgttccggccccttgACCATCTGCAAAAAAGATCATCGGcccatggctgaatctagttgatgatccttgacttagatgcacaaagtaaactaCAGTAGTGGGTTAATTTCCGCAACAACGAAGAGTGTTGAAGCACGAGGCTAAACAAGTAATAATGTGAGTAACAaatttcagtgttgaatattcctgggtagaatattgcatccagacattgtgtgataTTTAAGGCATATATAAGCCTAATGAATCTGTTTCAGATTGTTTGTACTGTACATTTGATGTTAAAAATGCATTACTTCCATTCAACCACCAACAAAAATTCCCCAAGACACTTTTAATGAGAAAATAAACGCAATTTATCAAGTAAATACAGATGTGTATctgagatgtgtgtatgtgtggttttcatatggtcTATTTAAagtgtgtttttatttaataaacacaaaatgggacgTTTCATTCTAAGACTTTCATTATACTCTCTTTAGTGTACGtcacatctgatctcaccctattctgcataaACACGACGTTATAACCAATATACACTTACTAAATATATCTACACATacccaccacaggaggctgctgagaagAGCATGGCAAATTGAATGAcgtcaaacacctggaaaccatgtgtttgataccattccacttattccgctccagtcattaacacATCTCGttctccctaattaaggtgctaccaacctcctgtgatacccACACGCTAACAAACACCTCCTGTACACATCAGAATGTTTTGTCAGGTTTGTCTGATGACTTTTGACTTGTTTTTACCCACAACATATTAatgtccaccatgatgggtttaacaacaatgaagtcattctCTAACTACAGTATAGAACTCAAACGTAGTTTggatgggtaaacactccatgttgaatgtgtgtttattatctgtgtgtacgtacctgagggagtgtatgtctgtgtaatctgtatcacctgtctcttccaggaggaggagggttcagaggtgctgctggtgaaggaggaggggtgtgtggagGATCTGGGGAACCTTGGGGGGaacatggtcatggaggacaaccagactacaccacctcctgaacccacagaggaaccagatgagcagcacaggaccacacacagtctaaCTGAGGTGACCCCACTGTCTGTATGGTGTTAGGTCAGTGGCGTATCCACAAAGCCactcagagtgctgatctaggatcagtttagccttttagagcataatgaataagatttatATAGAAGGATTctagatcagcaatcctactctgaaactctttgtggatacgggcccaggttTTAATAATTTTGTCTTAAGTGTGGGACCATGCCTATTAAACGGTGTgtggtggaaattctacacaTAGGATACTCatagtcaatcttaaattaatcattgtttattacCAACATGCTGAagaggtcacagtcaaacttagatgcataaGGTATCGGTCTGAAGTGAGCCTTAACGGGGCAGTCCCGTAAGCTCTCTTATATATTTACACAggcaagttatatttgcatgatttagctcattcatcattcataattaattcatcattaacgtttggttcatgcttgtgacagaccaatacttcACGAGGCATCTTCTCTACAAGCTGAGACATTGAAACTGAGATATCAAATTTKatttgtcacatacacatggttaacagatgttaatgcgagtgtagcgaaatgcttgtgcttctagttccgaccatgcagtaatatctaacaagtaatctaacctaacaatttcacaacaactaccttatacacacaaatgtaaaggaattaataagaatatgtacacataaatatatggatgagcgatggccgaacggcataggcaagatgcagtagatggtatagagtacagtatatacatatgagatgagtaatgtagggtatgtaaacattatataaagtggcattgtttaaagtggctagtgatacatttattacatcaatttttaattattaaagaggctagagatgagtcagtatgttggcagcagccacgcAATGTTAGTCAtgcctgtttaacagtctgatgtccttgagatagaagctgtttttcagtctctYggtccccgctttgatgcacctttactgacctcgccttctggatgatagcggggtgtgaacaggcagtgcctcgggtggttgttgtccttgatgatctttttggccttcctgtgacatcgggtggtgtaggtgtcctggagggcagatagtttgcccccggtgatgcgttgtgcagacctcactaccctctggagagccttgcggttgtgggcggagcagttgccgtaccaggcggtgatacagccNNNNNNNNNNNNNNNNNNNNNNNNNNNNNNNNNNNNNNNNNNNNNNNNNNNNNNNNNNNNNNNNNNNNNNNNNNNNNNNNNNNNNNNNNNNNNNNNNNNNATCTCTTCATTCAATGActaaatcatggacactcttactgatagttgtggctgcttcgtgtgatgtattgttgtctctaccttcttgccccttGTGCTGTTGTGCCCAATAAtctttgtaccatgttttgtgctgctgccatgttgtgttgctaccatgctgtgttgttgtcttaggtctctctttatgtagtgttgtggtgtctcttatcgtgatgtgtgttttgtcctatattttatttttaatcccagcccccatccccgcaggaggccttttgccttttggtaggccgttattgtaaataataatttgtgcttaactgacatgcctagttaaataaaggttaaataaaaaaWAWAAAAATAAAGGACAGTTGAATATTTACCTTAATGAGGTGATGTAGATggaataaaataattatattgtattctattctactatgtTCTTGCTAACACTGTTCTTTATAAACAAATCTGCTCTGGGCTTGAAAGATACTTGAATCGGAGACTTGACGTCTAACATAATAGTCAGTACCGTATTTCAAAAAACAGCGCGCATACCCTTTTCATTTAGCCACACCTTTTGAGCTATGACGCCGGCATTAATATCCGTTCTCTTCAGTGTAGACGGAAGTGAACAGTGACCAGGAAAAATGTCCACGTTAGCGTTTTTATTGTCGTTTATTAACACCATGGAACTCAAAATATGACTATTTTAACTTCACAGCATTACATACTCATCACATGTAGTCTTTAATTCGCGTTGGAGGAAGGACTTGTTCGATATACTTTATctaggtaacgctagctagctgctaacaatggctaactgtatggtttttcacactcaaatagcctccatcatggaagtgctagcgaatgcagccgtggccgatatctgtaaactcgtagacgacgactatgcagtgtttcgtttggaaataactcaaagccagaaagaaaataggggattgcggaggaaactacagctactggaaCTGAAGACGGCAcgagagcgcgtcctcgccagtcgtcccagtagtgtcaagattctcgaccgatacagaggaatcGCAAGAGGTACATCAGGGGAGGATGACTCATAATACTGGCTGGattggagcaaatggaatgacatcaaacacaatGATTCACATCATTCTACTAATtatgttccagccattaccatgagcccgtcctccccaattaaggagcctccaacctcctgtgatgttcATATATAGCTCAGCACAGTAGCCCTGTTCCCCTCTGCAAATGTGTTCAGATGTGTTACCCAGAATTTGGTCTTGGTTACTTTTTGGATAGTATGCAATAATTCCCCAGATTACTTAACTATCTTACGCAAAGACACAATATCATATTC
Encoded here:
- the LOC139023660 gene encoding uncharacterized protein; this translates as MANCMVFHTQIASIMEVLANAAVADICKLVDDDYAVFRLEITQSQKENRGLRRKLQLLELKTARERVLASRPSSVKILDRYRGIARGEGHLTGGHRNFVKPAGHNTWRDDQPITVDEGSGTSTQHVIVIESAEAAGPGVKLDKSEEEEDPRHSRDIQTGGAGAHPVATEDHASAQPRTRHSITEVSGTLNTVLKSETDTETLTVTQRILHTGSDHRSDPERLGLGGLGCPPVPSSEYLLYGNPSQRKVHSNPDSGDVLNAGDDPCCSYTTEMDPGNMPLGLETQTDLSRGHWNQCSSGVYSEGCLDKKGEGLVGDEVTVKVEGDVPPTWNADSHLGDGHSQGRDFLDYRESLVSTSMGPSDSHGCILFDQVLNSDDRXRAQARGGGATSGSSKEKRFLCMFCNKGFSCLQKVEIHQRVHTGEKPYSCPQCHMRFAQSGSLKRHQKIHTGEKPFSCHQCDKRFSRQHLLKTHLKVHTGEKPFACTHCGKRFSERSYLKIHQKKNHSTL